One window from the genome of Candidatus Goldiibacteriota bacterium encodes:
- a CDS encoding PilZ domain-containing protein, with the protein MKKDEREARKHPRFTKILNISAVLDRFPDDITGEKSKLKQGESFRATTINVSEEGMLINCDFLLPERTTLKLEIHENAIAEDKFNLLVRIEWTKRNAYKIFGRYSAGLHILEGEKKHIEKLIEHFNEN; encoded by the coding sequence ATGAAAAAAGACGAAAGAGAAGCAAGGAAGCACCCCAGGTTCACCAAGATTCTGAACATTTCGGCTGTCCTTGACCGTTTTCCCGATGATATTACCGGTGAAAAATCAAAGCTAAAACAGGGAGAATCTTTCCGCGCCACCACCATTAACGTAAGCGAAGAAGGAATGCTGATCAACTGCGATTTTCTGCTTCCGGAACGCACCACCCTTAAACTGGAAATACACGAAAACGCCATAGCGGAAGACAAATTTAACCTTCTGGTACGCATTGAATGGACCAAGCGCAACGCTTATAAGATATTCGGAAGGTATTCAGCAGGGCTTCATATACTTGAAGGCGAAAAAAAGCACATAGAAAAATTAATAGAACATTTTAACGAAAATTAA
- a CDS encoding DUF2723 domain-containing protein, whose product MFSRRFLPAAFFAAVFLVVFYLLLTTTPPAVFSGDSGETITASVTLGIQHPPGYPVFSLLGKIFSFIPVADHSFRIYLLSITLSLICGLLIIILFNTLLRAMNLPAYTPLPAAACAVFFMTGFSIWDQSITAKGGIYLLNIAFTLGLLITAFNCSFTSVPGQKIKTLRLFFLIYGLSMGNHHMSQIIMFPVYLYIILSPGLKELLRPTNIISLILLFAAGFSIYLYLPIRAHSAVLNWGDPSNLENFMQVFSRYQYVRAEIAKSINAPLMQAGKFFSSLAREHSFAGLALALSGIIFAFIKNRKTGIILVLIPFIFLAVTSFYLNLPKERLYIMETYITPVYLSLALCMAIGLYSLMAFIKNKKTSRIAAVILFAALFARDTITAYPLLNRSAYFFSRDFNLNLLSSVEKNSLLFVTGDGVVFPLWYLKYVKKIRTDVVIIGSAVLPMQWVRDSIKKQDPSVKVPVIKEKKIGTESTGYIINALIKMNLSSRNIYFSYNKPEENALNGGFELMPKGMAWRVMPSDYAFISDMYTVSLRNMWKYYNYRNTLGTYTGAFTQPNESLYLKDFATSSNSAGVFFEDKGYNDLSLQYFTLAFQLQPENCEFIYNMGNARFNLGDFKTAEENYLKSLQLDPEYVSSWHNLGVVYYKTGRYSEALQAFRKIKEIDPSRADLNSIIAVLEKIPAPPKN is encoded by the coding sequence ATGTTTTCACGCAGATTCCTGCCTGCCGCTTTTTTTGCGGCAGTATTTTTAGTTGTATTTTATCTTTTATTAACCACCACACCGCCCGCGGTATTTTCAGGCGATTCAGGCGAAACTATAACAGCAAGCGTTACGCTTGGCATACAACACCCCCCGGGATATCCCGTGTTCTCGCTTCTTGGAAAAATATTTTCCTTTATTCCGGTTGCAGACCACTCCTTCCGCATTTATCTTCTGTCAATAACCCTTTCTTTAATTTGCGGCCTTCTTATCATTATTCTGTTTAACACCCTTTTGCGCGCTATGAATTTACCCGCTTATACGCCGCTTCCCGCGGCCGCTTGCGCCGTGTTTTTTATGACGGGCTTTTCAATCTGGGACCAGTCCATAACCGCCAAAGGCGGAATTTACCTTCTTAACATAGCCTTCACTCTGGGACTTTTAATCACAGCTTTTAATTGTTCTTTTACCTCCGTGCCGGGACAAAAAATCAAAACGCTAAGGCTGTTTTTCCTGATTTACGGTTTAAGCATGGGAAACCACCATATGTCGCAGATTATTATGTTTCCTGTTTATCTCTATATTATTTTAAGCCCGGGACTTAAAGAATTACTGCGCCCAACAAATATTATATCTTTAATACTTTTGTTTGCCGCGGGTTTTTCAATTTATCTTTACCTTCCAATACGGGCGCACAGCGCTGTGCTGAACTGGGGCGACCCTTCAAATCTTGAAAATTTCATGCAGGTCTTTTCCAGATATCAGTATGTCAGGGCTGAAATTGCCAAAAGCATAAACGCGCCTTTAATGCAGGCCGGAAAATTCTTTTCCTCCCTCGCGCGCGAACATTCCTTTGCCGGGCTTGCGCTGGCATTATCAGGCATAATATTCGCCTTTATTAAAAATAGAAAAACCGGAATCATCCTTGTGCTTATACCTTTTATATTTCTTGCTGTCACATCTTTTTATCTTAACCTTCCAAAAGAAAGGCTTTATATAATGGAAACTTACATCACGCCCGTTTATCTTTCTTTGGCTCTGTGTATGGCGATTGGACTTTACTCTTTAATGGCTTTTATAAAGAATAAAAAAACCTCGCGCATCGCCGCCGTTATATTATTCGCGGCGCTTTTTGCCCGCGATACAATTACCGCGTACCCGCTTTTAAACAGGTCCGCATATTTTTTTTCCAGGGATTTTAATTTAAACCTGCTGTCTTCCGTGGAAAAAAATTCACTTCTGTTTGTCACCGGTGACGGCGTTGTTTTTCCGTTATGGTACCTGAAATACGTAAAAAAAATACGTACTGACGTGGTAATAATAGGTTCTGCCGTGCTGCCTATGCAATGGGTTCGTGATTCCATTAAAAAACAGGACCCTTCGGTAAAGGTACCGGTAATAAAAGAAAAAAAGATAGGCACGGAATCCACCGGTTACATCATAAACGCGCTTATAAAAATGAATCTATCTTCCAGAAATATCTATTTTTCATATAACAAGCCTGAAGAAAACGCGCTTAACGGCGGATTTGAACTTATGCCCAAAGGAATGGCGTGGCGGGTTATGCCTTCAGATTACGCCTTTATAAGCGACATGTACACGGTGTCGCTGCGCAACATGTGGAAATATTATAATTACAGAAATACGCTTGGTACATACACCGGGGCTTTCACGCAGCCCAACGAATCGCTTTACCTGAAAGATTTTGCCACATCATCAAATTCAGCGGGCGTATTTTTTGAAGACAAAGGCTATAACGATTTGTCCCTGCAGTACTTTACACTTGCATTTCAGCTGCAGCCGGAAAACTGTGAATTTATTTATAACATGGGCAACGCGCGGTTTAACCTGGGGGATTTTAAAACTGCCGAAGAAAACTATTTAAAGAGCCTTCAGCTGGACCCAGAATATGTTTCATCATGGCACAACCTGGGGGTGGTTTATTACAAAACCGGCAGGTATTCAGAAGCGCTTCAGGCATTCAGAAAAATCAAGGAAATTGACCCTTCCAGGGCGGATCTTAACAGCATTATTGCTGTGCTGGAAAAAATTCCCGCTCCGCCGAAAAACTAA
- a CDS encoding diguanylate cyclase — protein MKEKLIGIGAGAKLSGLSERTLRYWESLGLIKPVRLPSGHRKFSKPMIKKIIAIKEILEKYNLRINDLITSSKFLQDELLKEKVDSPDVFDLNIALDSQIYERAKKAGKLHPLSGLPDSLYIRQEIERRLDEDYKIAVCYVDMKDFKYYNKRYGYEKGDAVIKFLASLIHDVVKENGDKEDIAGHIGGDNFVIITSHEKYNKVCSELIKSFDLLIEQHYEKEDRDKGYIVNYTRRGEEIRTAVMILSVSVVWNIRRKLTHYAEVADIAQELKSYAQKFPKSEFVVDRRSD, from the coding sequence ATGAAAGAAAAACTTATAGGTATAGGCGCGGGAGCTAAATTAAGCGGGCTTTCTGAAAGGACACTTAGATATTGGGAGAGCCTTGGGCTTATAAAACCCGTAAGGCTGCCTTCCGGGCACAGAAAATTCAGCAAGCCCATGATAAAGAAAATTATTGCCATAAAAGAAATTCTTGAAAAGTACAATTTAAGGATAAATGACCTTATTACTTCTTCCAAGTTTCTTCAGGATGAACTTTTAAAAGAAAAGGTTGATTCTCCTGACGTATTTGACCTGAATATAGCCCTTGATTCACAGATATATGAAAGGGCAAAGAAAGCGGGTAAGCTTCACCCTTTATCCGGCCTGCCGGATTCGCTGTACATCCGCCAGGAAATTGAAAGAAGGCTGGATGAAGACTATAAGATTGCGGTATGTTACGTGGATATGAAAGATTTTAAATATTACAATAAACGCTACGGATATGAAAAAGGCGACGCGGTTATAAAATTTCTTGCCAGCCTTATTCACGATGTCGTAAAGGAAAACGGGGACAAAGAAGACATTGCCGGGCATATAGGCGGGGATAATTTTGTCATAATAACATCGCATGAAAAATACAATAAAGTATGTTCGGAACTTATCAAGTCGTTTGACCTTCTTATAGAGCAGCATTATGAAAAAGAAGACCGCGACAAAGGCTATATAGTAAACTACACCAGGCGCGGCGAAGAAATAAGGACTGCGGTTATGATTCTGTCGGTTTCAGTGGTATGGAACATAAGAAGAAAACTTACTCATTACGCCGAAGTGGCGGATATAGCGCAGGAATTAAAATCATACGCGCAGAAATTTCCAAAAAGCGAATTTGTGGTGGACAGAAGAAGTGATTAG
- a CDS encoding rhodanese-like domain-containing protein, producing MAKARPVKKSIKTTAPDTEIKNKTGINKSLITAAVIIAVAITAGIAATLMRSKNLSSRPAVTSNAQGSITINDPATNQSFQLNIEPASASAEPAGVQNTMPSAKADFSYLLKNAASKTEILKIGLDEAKYLYDNGKAVFIDSRSYGEYEQAHIKGAISIPVGTAVQDIEKNKTVLSQKGKVLITYCHGIGCRLSDKTAYMLYDAGYKNVVIFFGGWNSWSEANYPEYKKAQ from the coding sequence ATGGCAAAAGCACGCCCTGTAAAAAAAAGCATTAAAACAACCGCCCCTGACACCGAAATAAAAAATAAAACCGGTATCAACAAAAGCCTTATTACAGCTGCTGTAATTATCGCGGTTGCCATTACAGCCGGTATTGCAGCCACGCTTATGCGAAGCAAGAATCTTTCAAGCCGGCCGGCTGTAACTTCAAACGCGCAGGGCAGCATTACAATAAATGACCCGGCTACAAATCAGTCTTTTCAGCTGAACATTGAACCCGCTTCCGCTTCCGCCGAACCTGCCGGAGTACAGAACACAATGCCCTCCGCAAAAGCTGATTTCAGTTATCTTCTTAAGAACGCGGCTTCCAAAACAGAGATATTAAAAATAGGGCTTGATGAAGCCAAATACCTTTACGACAACGGCAAAGCTGTTTTTATTGATTCCAGATCTTACGGCGAATATGAACAGGCGCATATAAAAGGGGCAATTTCAATACCCGTAGGCACCGCGGTTCAGGACATCGAGAAAAATAAAACAGTTTTAAGCCAGAAAGGCAAAGTGCTTATCACCTACTGCCACGGTATCGGATGCCGCCTTTCAGACAAGACCGCTTATATGCTTTATGACGCCGGCTACAAAAACGTTGTAATCTTCTTTGGAGGCTGGAATTCATGGTCAGAAGCAAATTACCCCGAGTACAAAAAAGCACAATAA
- a CDS encoding DoxX family membrane protein, whose protein sequence is MITFKILIGLVFILSSVTKVFDPEEFSKAIGSYKMLPETVLFPLAVVIPWLQLICGILLLADVYAKSSAFILSGLLVVYTIAITQAWLRGFDMECGCFDLMIGLPDKVGIFAIIRDLVLLGMTGCIFLFDKDGLSFYGLFKNKKEI, encoded by the coding sequence TTGATTACATTCAAAATACTTATAGGCCTTGTATTTATACTTTCCAGCGTGACCAAAGTATTTGACCCCGAAGAATTCTCCAAAGCTATCGGGTCTTATAAAATGCTCCCTGAAACAGTACTGTTCCCGCTTGCCGTTGTAATCCCCTGGCTTCAGCTTATATGCGGTATACTGCTGCTGGCCGATGTTTACGCCAAAAGTTCCGCTTTTATACTAAGCGGGCTTCTTGTAGTTTACACAATTGCCATAACACAGGCGTGGCTGCGCGGCTTTGACATGGAATGCGGATGTTTTGACCTTATGATAGGGCTGCCGGATAAAGTGGGCATATTCGCGATAATACGCGACCTTGTGCTGCTTGGGATGACAGGCTGTATTTTTCTGTTTGATAAGGACGGGCTTTCTTTTTACGGTTTATTCAAAAACAAGAAGGAAATTTAA
- a CDS encoding glycosyltransferase family 2 protein, which yields MKISIVVPLLNQIKYTKKCFASIKANTDDIAYEIIAVDNGSSDGTVEYLKKQKIKFIENGKNMGVAKAWNQGVRAASGRMVCIINNDIVAGKGWLSSLADFYLRKNNAGIVSPGTREGALDYEFQAYAESYTARMKNVSRKWFSGWCMLIASDRFEKVGLFSEEFGIGIGEDMDFFLRLKKCGFESYITGSSFIHHFGSRTIKDIKENEGDGFEKENIQKLEEKWGNKSCLIRRFEKLTGSIDKRIMKAVYGHNLVEKI from the coding sequence ATGAAAATTTCAATTGTTGTGCCTTTGTTAAATCAGATAAAATACACAAAAAAATGCTTCGCCTCCATTAAAGCCAACACTGATGATATTGCGTATGAAATAATTGCCGTTGATAACGGCTCTTCTGACGGTACTGTGGAGTATCTTAAAAAACAGAAAATAAAGTTCATTGAAAACGGGAAAAATATGGGCGTTGCAAAAGCGTGGAACCAGGGGGTAAGGGCGGCATCAGGCCGGATGGTATGTATAATAAATAATGATATTGTTGCCGGAAAGGGATGGCTGTCATCGCTGGCGGATTTTTATTTAAGAAAAAATAACGCGGGAATTGTGAGCCCCGGCACAAGGGAAGGCGCGCTTGATTATGAATTTCAGGCTTATGCAGAATCGTATACTGCCCGGATGAAAAATGTCAGCAGAAAGTGGTTTTCCGGCTGGTGTATGCTTATAGCTTCTGACAGGTTTGAAAAAGTGGGATTGTTTTCAGAAGAATTTGGCATAGGCATAGGGGAAGATATGGATTTTTTCCTGAGGCTTAAAAAATGCGGTTTTGAATCGTATATTACAGGATCTTCATTTATACATCACTTTGGCAGCAGGACAATTAAGGATATAAAGGAAAATGAAGGCGATGGTTTTGAAAAAGAGAATATTCAAAAACTGGAAGAAAAATGGGGGAATAAATCTTGCCTGATACGCAGATTTGAAAAACTTACGGGGTCAATCGATAAAAGAATAATGAAAGCCGTTTACGGGCACAATCTGGTGGAAAAAATTTAA
- a CDS encoding transglutaminase domain-containing protein — MMRTKFKFTAAIVIFVFTAILPLTAKEYPFSVYFLIEGKSVKPAAMPDYGARVLSSFPLRVKEFTFSSPYYAYQGTSMMKEFGDEILESISEKRRANSVYVSDAVYSYITATVQDAPDKYEMTSDLHKINRSGLFVLRDKSGNLLEKCRAATALLRSFTIPARIVYYEGHYAVEYYIKPLKGNSVWAVMDFTEDKKERHMGPVEWQPVSLKELLNEEINTGEASLKTAGVTQVFFTEKAEAMDVFSKLKAGDITLVSNEMPEGKFYLIRKTDYIIEPGVSVTAKAPCEIEFTMPFNDRDTFNPGAPYFRTFEYYVSTEDKSFNIQYKRAHTRVNPPMDGRVYSLPVKFWSE; from the coding sequence ATGATGAGGACTAAGTTCAAATTTACCGCGGCTATTGTTATTTTTGTTTTTACCGCGATATTGCCGTTAACCGCAAAGGAGTATCCGTTCAGCGTTTATTTTCTTATAGAAGGCAAAAGCGTAAAACCGGCGGCTATGCCGGATTATGGCGCCCGTGTACTTTCATCTTTTCCGTTAAGGGTAAAAGAATTCACATTTTCTTCCCCGTATTACGCTTATCAGGGGACGTCTATGATGAAGGAATTTGGAGATGAGATTTTAGAATCTATATCTGAAAAGAGGCGGGCAAACTCTGTATATGTTTCTGATGCCGTGTATTCTTATATTACGGCAACTGTACAGGACGCTCCTGATAAATACGAAATGACCTCAGATTTACATAAAATAAACCGCTCCGGGCTTTTTGTATTAAGGGATAAATCCGGAAACCTGCTTGAAAAGTGCAGGGCGGCAACAGCGCTGCTTAGAAGTTTTACCATTCCCGCAAGAATCGTTTATTACGAAGGGCATTACGCTGTAGAATATTATATAAAACCGCTGAAAGGCAACAGCGTCTGGGCGGTTATGGATTTTACAGAGGATAAAAAAGAAAGGCATATGGGGCCTGTGGAATGGCAGCCGGTATCCTTAAAAGAATTATTAAATGAAGAGATAAACACCGGTGAAGCATCTTTGAAAACTGCAGGTGTGACGCAGGTTTTTTTTACAGAAAAGGCTGAAGCTATGGATGTTTTTAGCAAACTAAAGGCGGGGGATATTACGCTTGTTTCAAATGAAATGCCGGAAGGAAAGTTTTACCTTATAAGAAAAACAGATTACATAATAGAACCCGGAGTTTCTGTCACCGCTAAAGCGCCGTGTGAAATAGAATTTACAATGCCGTTTAATGACAGGGATACATTTAATCCCGGCGCCCCTTATTTCAGGACTTTTGAATATTATGTATCAACGGAAGATAAAAGTTTTAATATTCAGTATAAAAGGGCTCATACCAGGGTAAATCCGCCAATGGACGGCAGGGTGTATTCACTGCCGGTAAAGTTCTGGTCGGAATAG
- a CDS encoding glycosyltransferase family 39 protein encodes MTGIKSIYVNSFLFLSVALISIHPVFFPSRFSYITVLLYLIVLAFFQYYGEETGRDKKGARSLMLLGPGMLMISAAQYIFSFFMQRTAGAASIMMIAGGVLVFLSSRTGLDVRENKEPRVKGIYEILFLVLITAAAFFLRIYKINEIPLGVWFDEAQNGNEVISMLATNRFEVFIPRLTQMPAMFTWLASVFVKIMGPEILSLKMVSIILGTLCVPAFYFLAKRVFGSARYAAAAAVLLAFSRWHITFSRVAFLGMQTIFIEILFFYFYIRMIEDNKWYFAALAGFIAGIGLYSFSSANMVVVIAAAHLFITFLKDKEMFVKKQLKKVMIAGAIGLITAAPLITYAVNNWQDYTRRVKDINITQEIKEKGSLKPLLLSVKLHLLMFNFEGDYNGRHNLYKAPLVDNISGVLLVAGVFTAAAAAGANSLWLLWFFLMLLPGMMTITIEAPQAYRASSVIPALYMLILIAFRKIENGLFLLGKKISRFNIAAVVIITAIAVINVHQYFVVYPSQKSAYMDYSPEANGISRLVNQQSKDWYFYVSEAKKMYGFYSFEQKVILTFTTHKKARFSYLSGAQNNVYPSYLQGRKGIGIVVRPSDTDVIDSIKAQFPEAVPEITDNPHTGEEIYRCYYVEKEKLQQSKKGLFELSQTEVINDED; translated from the coding sequence ATGACCGGGATTAAAAGTATTTATGTGAACAGTTTTCTTTTTCTTTCAGTGGCCCTGATATCAATACATCCGGTTTTTTTCCCTTCAAGGTTCTCTTATATTACCGTGCTTTTATACCTGATTGTGCTTGCGTTTTTTCAGTATTACGGGGAAGAAACCGGCAGGGATAAAAAAGGGGCGCGGTCTCTTATGTTACTGGGGCCGGGAATGCTTATGATTTCCGCGGCGCAGTATATTTTCTCTTTTTTTATGCAAAGAACGGCAGGCGCAGCTTCAATTATGATGATTGCAGGCGGAGTGCTGGTGTTTCTGTCGTCGCGTACAGGCTTGGATGTCAGGGAGAACAAAGAACCGCGGGTAAAAGGTATTTATGAAATTTTATTTCTTGTGTTAATTACTGCCGCCGCTTTTTTCCTTAGAATTTACAAAATAAATGAAATACCCCTTGGTGTCTGGTTTGACGAGGCGCAGAACGGCAATGAAGTAATATCAATGCTTGCCACAAACAGGTTTGAAGTCTTTATACCAAGATTAACGCAAATGCCGGCAATGTTCACCTGGCTTGCGTCCGTATTTGTTAAAATAATGGGCCCGGAAATACTGTCTTTAAAAATGGTCTCAATAATTTTAGGAACGCTGTGCGTGCCCGCGTTTTATTTTCTGGCAAAACGTGTATTTGGCAGCGCGCGCTATGCAGCCGCAGCCGCGGTGCTGCTGGCCTTTTCAAGGTGGCATATCACTTTTTCAAGAGTGGCTTTTCTTGGGATGCAGACAATTTTCATAGAGATATTGTTCTTCTACTTTTATATAAGGATGATAGAAGATAATAAGTGGTATTTTGCGGCTTTGGCGGGTTTTATAGCAGGGATTGGACTTTATTCGTTTTCTTCGGCAAATATGGTGGTGGTGATAGCCGCGGCGCATCTGTTTATAACATTCCTTAAAGATAAAGAAATGTTTGTTAAAAAGCAGCTTAAAAAAGTAATGATAGCCGGGGCAATAGGGCTTATAACCGCCGCTCCGCTTATTACCTATGCGGTAAATAACTGGCAGGATTATACAAGGCGCGTAAAGGATATTAATATTACGCAGGAAATAAAAGAGAAGGGCAGCTTAAAGCCGCTGCTCTTAAGCGTTAAACTGCATCTGCTTATGTTTAATTTTGAAGGTGATTACAACGGCAGGCATAACCTTTACAAAGCGCCTCTCGTTGACAATATTTCAGGGGTGCTTCTTGTGGCAGGCGTGTTTACCGCGGCGGCGGCAGCCGGGGCGAATTCGCTTTGGCTTTTGTGGTTCTTTCTGATGCTGTTACCGGGCATGATGACGATAACAATAGAGGCGCCTCAGGCTTACAGGGCTTCTTCCGTAATACCGGCCCTATATATGCTTATTCTTATTGCGTTCAGGAAGATAGAAAACGGTTTGTTTTTACTTGGAAAAAAAATATCAAGGTTTAATATTGCCGCTGTGGTGATTATAACCGCGATAGCTGTAATTAATGTGCATCAGTACTTTGTGGTGTATCCTTCCCAGAAGTCGGCATATATGGATTATTCTCCGGAAGCCAACGGCATCAGCAGGCTTGTTAACCAACAGTCAAAAGATTGGTATTTTTATGTATCTGAAGCAAAAAAAATGTATGGTTTTTACAGTTTTGAACAGAAAGTCATCCTGACATTTACCACGCATAAAAAAGCCCGGTTCTCATATCTAAGCGGCGCGCAAAACAATGTTTATCCTTCATATCTGCAGGGCAGAAAAGGGATAGGCATTGTTGTCAGGCCAAGTGACACTGATGTAATAGATTCTATTAAAGCGCAATTTCCGGAGGCGGTGCCGGAAATTACGGATAATCCTCATACCGGCGAAGAAATATACAGGTGTTATTATGTGGAAAAAGAAAAACTACAGCAGTCCAAAAAAGGCCTGTTTGAACTTTCACAAACAGAGGTAATAAATGATGAGGACTAA